A window of Eubacterium sp. 1001713B170207_170306_E7 contains these coding sequences:
- the rsmG gene encoding 16S rRNA (guanine(527)-N(7))-methyltransferase RsmG: protein MNNIEKLMAAGEKCGIPIDEAQSRQMILYMEKLLVMNEKINVTRITDVDEFIEKHLIDSLTCLPHIYKRAQSILDVGTGGGFPGVPLAVMLPDAEITMMDATGKKLRVIEDICREIGISNVAFLHGRAEEFGKDPAYREGYDCIVSRAVANLCLLSELCLPLARKGGQFIALKGKNYLDEMDEGERAIKVLGGKITGIESCLLLQSDLVHVIILVDKVKNTPVKFPRSFGKIKKEPFPG from the coding sequence ATGAATAATATTGAAAAGCTGATGGCAGCCGGTGAAAAATGCGGTATTCCCATTGACGAAGCACAGAGCCGCCAGATGATTCTTTATATGGAAAAGCTGCTCGTTATGAATGAGAAAATCAATGTCACCCGGATTACAGATGTGGATGAGTTCATCGAAAAGCATCTGATTGATTCTCTGACCTGCCTGCCTCATATCTATAAAAGGGCTCAATCAATTTTAGACGTGGGCACCGGAGGAGGCTTCCCGGGCGTGCCGCTGGCTGTTATGCTGCCGGACGCAGAGATCACCATGATGGACGCCACCGGAAAGAAACTGAGGGTGATTGAGGATATCTGTCGTGAGATTGGGATCAGTAATGTGGCGTTTCTTCATGGAAGGGCAGAAGAGTTTGGAAAAGATCCTGCCTACCGGGAAGGTTATGACTGTATTGTCTCCCGCGCGGTAGCGAACTTATGTTTACTTTCGGAGCTTTGTCTGCCCCTTGCAAGGAAGGGCGGACAGTTTATCGCCCTTAAGGGAAAAAATTATCTCGATGAAATGGATGAGGGAGAAAGAGCCATCAAAGTTCTTGGAGGAAAAATAACCGGAATAGAATCCTGTTTATTACTGCAAAGCGACTTGGTTCATGTTATAATATTAGTTGACAAAGTAAAAAACACACCGGTGAAGTTTCCGAGATCCTTTGGAAAAATTAAGAAGGAACCTTTCCCGGGTTAA
- a CDS encoding ParB/RepB/Spo0J family partition protein: protein MKSIIESNVEQIPVDKILPNPNQPRKHFEDSAISELAESIKSFGVIQPIQVRKISDAFYELVSGERRLRASKVAGEETIPAIIVEMSDQDSALIAIMENVQREDLTYFEEAESYRQLMEYYNLTQDRIAELLGKSQSFVANKIRLLKLDPSIIETLTENNLTERHARALLRIPDTELQEEVLKQVVKKDMTVKKTEELVEKIRKDVLTNNYEEKLTPEKKARVKSFINAQIYINTIKTAFKAVKESRNTAEYKEIERDDYVEIKIIIPK from the coding sequence ATGAAGAGTATTATTGAATCAAATGTTGAACAGATACCAGTTGATAAAATCCTTCCTAATCCTAATCAACCAAGAAAACATTTTGAGGATTCAGCCATTTCAGAATTGGCGGAGTCCATAAAATCCTTTGGTGTTATACAGCCCATCCAGGTGCGGAAGATCAGTGACGCGTTTTATGAACTGGTTTCTGGAGAACGGCGGCTGAGAGCCAGTAAGGTAGCAGGGGAGGAAACCATCCCGGCAATCATCGTGGAAATGTCCGACCAGGATTCCGCTTTGATCGCCATCATGGAAAATGTTCAGCGTGAAGACCTGACCTATTTTGAGGAAGCCGAAAGCTACCGGCAGCTCATGGAATACTATAACCTGACCCAGGACCGCATCGCAGAGCTTCTCGGGAAATCCCAGTCCTTTGTGGCGAACAAAATCCGGTTATTAAAGCTGGACCCGTCCATCATCGAAACCCTGACTGAAAACAATCTGACAGAACGCCACGCGCGGGCGCTTCTGCGCATTCCAGATACAGAGCTGCAGGAAGAGGTTTTGAAGCAGGTGGTCAAAAAAGATATGACGGTCAAAAAGACCGAAGAGCTGGTCGAGAAAATCCGTAAGGATGTGCTGACTAATAATTATGAAGAAAAGCTGACGCCTGAAAAAAAAGCCCGTGTCAAATCCTTTATCAATGCGCAGATCTACATCAACACCATAAAAACGGCATTTAAGGCTGTGAAGGAAAGCAGAAACACAGCAGAGTATAAGGAGATTGAGCGGGACGACTATGTCGAGATTAAAATCATTATTCCCAAATAA
- a CDS encoding AAA family ATPase, with the protein MAKTIAIFNQKGGVGKTTTTMNLTTALSMMNYKVLTVDTDPQGNTSSGFGINKNELEKSIYDALIVGDDPKEIILTTSYKNLHILPSNLELAGSEIELTNMSQRELRLKHSLESVQDFYDFIFIDCPPSLGLLTINALAASDSVLIPIQCEFYALEGVGQLMSTVGLVKKGLNPKLEIEGVLMTMYDGRTNLSLQVVDEVKEYFKDKVYNTYIPRNVRLAEAPSYGQTIFEYAINSKGSLAYSEFSQEFIKRQE; encoded by the coding sequence ATGGCAAAAACTATTGCGATTTTTAATCAAAAGGGTGGTGTCGGAAAGACAACGACAACCATGAATCTCACCACTGCGTTAAGCATGATGAATTACAAAGTACTGACCGTTGATACCGATCCCCAGGGGAACACAAGCAGTGGCTTCGGCATCAATAAAAATGAGCTGGAAAAAAGCATTTATGACGCGCTCATTGTCGGGGATGATCCCAAAGAGATTATCCTGACAACCTCGTACAAAAATCTCCATATCCTTCCATCGAATCTGGAACTGGCCGGAAGCGAAATTGAGCTGACTAATATGAGCCAGCGGGAGCTGCGGTTAAAACACAGCCTGGAAAGCGTTCAGGATTTTTATGACTTTATCTTTATCGACTGTCCGCCGTCGCTTGGACTTTTAACCATCAATGCGCTGGCGGCCTCGGATTCGGTTTTGATACCAATCCAGTGTGAGTTTTACGCCCTGGAGGGTGTTGGGCAGCTCATGAGCACGGTAGGGCTCGTGAAAAAAGGCTTGAACCCCAAACTCGAAATTGAGGGTGTTCTGATGACCATGTACGATGGCCGCACCAATCTTTCACTCCAGGTAGTGGATGAAGTAAAGGAATATTTCAAGGATAAAGTGTATAATACCTATATTCCCAGAAATGTCCGGCTGGCGGAAGCGCCGAGCTATGGTCAGACGATTTTTGAATATGCGATCAACTCAAAAGGCTCGCTGGCCTATTCAGAATTTTCACAAGAGTTTATAAAAAGGCAGGAGTAG
- a CDS encoding ParB/RepB/Spo0J family partition protein, with translation MAKSRGLGKGLKALIPDENFMSIDNSDADNAEKLVFFLQINKIRPNADQPRKKFNREKLEELAASIKEHGILQPLVVRPENNGYTIIAGERRWRAATMAGLKEVPVIVKDLPAKDVMELALIENVQREDLNAIEEAEAYGALMEHFNLTQGEIGIRIGKSRAAITNTMRLLNLPDKVRQEVLDDHISSGHARALLSLEDQKQMENLCEEIIERKLSVRETERKVKLLKNPPKEEKAKPEKNPYITAVEDGLKQKFATQVKISGKKNKGKIELEYYSTEDLNRILDLLGYENDGSNDESE, from the coding sequence ATGGCGAAAAGCAGAGGATTAGGAAAGGGTCTGAAGGCATTAATTCCCGATGAGAACTTTATGAGCATTGACAATAGCGATGCGGATAATGCCGAAAAGCTGGTCTTTTTTCTCCAGATCAATAAGATAAGACCAAATGCCGACCAGCCCCGTAAAAAATTCAACCGGGAAAAACTGGAGGAACTGGCCGCCTCCATTAAAGAGCACGGTATCCTTCAGCCGCTGGTGGTAAGGCCGGAAAACAACGGCTATACCATTATCGCCGGGGAACGCCGCTGGCGGGCAGCCACCATGGCTGGGCTGAAAGAGGTGCCGGTCATTGTGAAAGACCTGCCGGCCAAGGATGTCATGGAGCTGGCACTCATCGAAAATGTTCAAAGAGAGGACCTGAACGCCATCGAGGAGGCCGAAGCCTATGGCGCGCTGATGGAGCATTTTAATCTGACACAGGGAGAGATTGGTATCCGCATTGGTAAAAGCCGGGCGGCCATTACCAATACCATGCGGCTCTTAAATCTTCCGGACAAGGTACGTCAGGAGGTTCTGGACGACCATATCAGCTCAGGCCATGCGAGGGCCCTTTTGTCGCTGGAAGACCAGAAACAGATGGAGAACCTGTGTGAAGAGATTATTGAACGAAAGCTCAGTGTACGTGAAACCGAGAGAAAGGTGAAGCTGCTGAAAAATCCTCCGAAGGAGGAAAAGGCAAAGCCTGAAAAAAATCCTTATATTACCGCGGTGGAGGACGGATTAAAACAGAAATTTGCCACTCAAGTAAAAATCTCCGGGAAAAAGAATAAGGGAAAGATCGAGCTGGAATATTATTCCACAGAAGACCTGAACCGTATTCTGGACCTTTTGGGATATGAAAATGACGGGAGTAATGATGAATCAGAATAA